The following proteins come from a genomic window of Macrobrachium rosenbergii isolate ZJJX-2024 chromosome 39, ASM4041242v1, whole genome shotgun sequence:
- the LOC136825709 gene encoding transmembrane protein 129 isoform X2, translating to MLMEFWCYSLLYWLLALLVIFPPDEVVSAGLTVEALSGSWLGSQTFSFIHYHIRRTAATLIIHTLLIPGYFIMVIKTHPWLFIYLENEVHPHATIIIFLMSFLPVLAAVLLVLYWRQHEWRYHPLSCSLKLYAPDYSSSPSAWVTVASNVNNEFRRIDKFSTKANSVCRVVATDSWLVKITAYRVHILHQRDAILSLESSIDNTLPYNSSLDMQQLCIKVVSIKDGIPAFPIKLTSLEYKELERKIVNPVVNARQVVVQHSLSDRFLIAFTETVNVNPPVSVAGDLDMCIGCMEVAANVKLQRRCNTASVDGGGNCVTCYCRPMWCISCLSKWFAARQDQDHPETWLSSKAPCPTCRSTFCMLDVCLIA from the exons ATGTTAATGGAATTTTGGTGCTACTCACTGCTCTACTGGTTGCTCGCACTATTGGTCATTTTCCCACCTGATGAAGTGGTTTCTGCTGGGCTGACGGTGGAGGCACTTTCAGGTTCATGGCTTGGGAGCCAGACATTCAGTTTCATCCATTATCACATACGAAGAACTGCTGCTACTCTTATTATTCACACCTTACTAATACCAG gTTACTTTATAATGGTAATCAAAACACATCCATGGCTGTTCATATATTTGGAAAATGAAGTGCATCCACATGCaaccattattattttcctgatgTCCTTCCTGCCAGTCCTTGCGGCAGTATTACTTGTGCTCTACTGGCGTCAACATGAGTGGCGTTATCACCCGCTGTCTTGTTCGCTGAAACTCTACGCCCCTGATTACTCCTCCTCTCCTAGTGCTTGGGTTACTGTGGCTTcaaatgtaaataatgaatttaGAAG gATTGATAAATTCAGCACAAAAGCCAACAGTGTTTGCCGTGTAGTTGCCACAGATAGTTGGCTGGTAAAAATTACTGCATACAGAGTACATATACTCCATCAGAGAGATGCAATTTTGTCACTAGAAAGCAGCATAGACAACACATTACCGTACAATTCCTCTCTCGATATGCAACAGTTATGCATAAAAGTGGTATCTATTAAAGATGGAATACCAGCATTTCCTATTAA GCTTACATCCCTGGAGTACAAAGAGTTGGAACGAAAAATTGTAAATCCCGTAGTTAATGCACGGCAGGTTGTGGTACAGCACAGCCTCTCGGATCGTTTCCTCATAGCCTTTACTGAAACTGTTAATGTGAACCCACCAGTATCTGTAGCTGGG GATTTAGATATGTGTATTGGCTGTATGGAAGTTGCAGCTAATGTTAAGCTTCAGCGTCGATGTAATACTGCATCAGTTGATGGAGGTGGAAATTGTGTTACTTGTTACTGCAGACCTATGTGGTGTATCTCATGCCTTAGTAAATG GTTTGCTGCTCGCCAAGATCAAGATCATCCAGAAACATGGCTATCTTCTAAAGCTCCTTGTCCTACTTGTCGTTCGACATTTTGTATGTTGGATGTATGTTTGATCGCATGA
- the LOC136825709 gene encoding transmembrane protein 129 isoform X1: MIMLMEFWCYSLLYWLLALLVIFPPDEVVSAGLTVEALSGSWLGSQTFSFIHYHIRRTAATLIIHTLLIPGYFIMVIKTHPWLFIYLENEVHPHATIIIFLMSFLPVLAAVLLVLYWRQHEWRYHPLSCSLKLYAPDYSSSPSAWVTVASNVNNEFRRIDKFSTKANSVCRVVATDSWLVKITAYRVHILHQRDAILSLESSIDNTLPYNSSLDMQQLCIKVVSIKDGIPAFPIKLTSLEYKELERKIVNPVVNARQVVVQHSLSDRFLIAFTETVNVNPPVSVAGDLDMCIGCMEVAANVKLQRRCNTASVDGGGNCVTCYCRPMWCISCLSKWFAARQDQDHPETWLSSKAPCPTCRSTFCMLDVCLIA, translated from the exons atg ataATGTTAATGGAATTTTGGTGCTACTCACTGCTCTACTGGTTGCTCGCACTATTGGTCATTTTCCCACCTGATGAAGTGGTTTCTGCTGGGCTGACGGTGGAGGCACTTTCAGGTTCATGGCTTGGGAGCCAGACATTCAGTTTCATCCATTATCACATACGAAGAACTGCTGCTACTCTTATTATTCACACCTTACTAATACCAG gTTACTTTATAATGGTAATCAAAACACATCCATGGCTGTTCATATATTTGGAAAATGAAGTGCATCCACATGCaaccattattattttcctgatgTCCTTCCTGCCAGTCCTTGCGGCAGTATTACTTGTGCTCTACTGGCGTCAACATGAGTGGCGTTATCACCCGCTGTCTTGTTCGCTGAAACTCTACGCCCCTGATTACTCCTCCTCTCCTAGTGCTTGGGTTACTGTGGCTTcaaatgtaaataatgaatttaGAAG gATTGATAAATTCAGCACAAAAGCCAACAGTGTTTGCCGTGTAGTTGCCACAGATAGTTGGCTGGTAAAAATTACTGCATACAGAGTACATATACTCCATCAGAGAGATGCAATTTTGTCACTAGAAAGCAGCATAGACAACACATTACCGTACAATTCCTCTCTCGATATGCAACAGTTATGCATAAAAGTGGTATCTATTAAAGATGGAATACCAGCATTTCCTATTAA GCTTACATCCCTGGAGTACAAAGAGTTGGAACGAAAAATTGTAAATCCCGTAGTTAATGCACGGCAGGTTGTGGTACAGCACAGCCTCTCGGATCGTTTCCTCATAGCCTTTACTGAAACTGTTAATGTGAACCCACCAGTATCTGTAGCTGGG GATTTAGATATGTGTATTGGCTGTATGGAAGTTGCAGCTAATGTTAAGCTTCAGCGTCGATGTAATACTGCATCAGTTGATGGAGGTGGAAATTGTGTTACTTGTTACTGCAGACCTATGTGGTGTATCTCATGCCTTAGTAAATG GTTTGCTGCTCGCCAAGATCAAGATCATCCAGAAACATGGCTATCTTCTAAAGCTCCTTGTCCTACTTGTCGTTCGACATTTTGTATGTTGGATGTATGTTTGATCGCATGA